Part of the Stackebrandtia endophytica genome is shown below.
GTTCGGCGGCGGCACCATCAACTTCAGTGGTGCGAGCTTCGGCGGTGGCACCATCAACTTCAGTGGTGCGAGGTTCGAAAGCGCGAGCGTCAACTTTACTGGTGCCAAGTTCCGCGGCGGCACCGTCGACTTCCGGGAGGTGGCATTCAGCGGCCGCACCGTCAATTTGACGCCGTACCTGATACGGTCCGAACCACCTGTCATCGATGACTTCCTTGATGGGCCGCCCGAGGGCTTGCTGTTGCCATCATCGAGGTAACACTGTTGGAGGTGGTTCATTCCTCCCGACCCCATCACGGCCTTCTTATGTAACTGGTTACCGGATGCTTCGGTATCTATGGTGCTTCCTGCTGATCTCGCGGACCCACTTCTGCAGTGTGCCAGACTGGCTTTACTCGTAGCCTCCTAGCCGCGAACACCATCGCCTCCACAGTCTCCGACCAGCATGCTGGTGTTACTGGCGGCGTTTCCCTCATAGCGACCAGTCGACACGGAGCCACCGCTAAAGCCGCGGTGCCTTGGATGAGCGCGACCATGAATCGGATCCATCTGACCAGCGGCGATCTCCGGCGCGGCCACGCCTGCTTCCGAGTCAACAGGTTGGCCTTCCTCGGATACGCGGGCCGTTTTCAGGCTGTGGCTCGCAGGTGCTCTCGGGCCCACTCCTCGAAACCGGTCAGCTGGATGCCGAGTGCTCGCGCGTACTCGGGGCGGGCCGGCTGACCGGCCACATTGAGCCATTCATGTGAGGCACCCATGGGTGGCATCCCTGCGGCGAGGGCCTCCGCCTCTGTCATGTCCGGTGCCGATAGTCGCGTCCGTAGCACCCGTGACAGGACCTCGGCGATCTCGATCATCGAGAGGTGGTCGCTCGCGAGTTCCAGCTCAACACCGTTGAATCGTTCAGGTTCGGCGATGGCTGCTGCGGCCGCTCGGCCGATGTCGTCCACCGCGACCAGGGACAGCCGGGTGTCGGGGTTCAACACGCTGACCAGGCCGGCTTCGACGCCACGCGGGAACAGGAACGCCATCGAAGGAAGGAAGTTCACCATGAAGAAGCCCGGTTTGATAATGGTCCACTGAGGAAAACCCGCAGCACGAACCTTGTCCTGGATCGCGGCTTTGGCGGTCAGGCTGGGTTCCACCGACCAGCGTCCCGGTTCCCAGCCGGGTGTATCGGTGTGCTGCCCGGCCCCGGTGACGGACGTGTGCACGAACTGGGGCACTCCGGCCGCTTTTGCGCCTTCAACGAGGTTGGCGCCTTGCGTCACCTCACCATCCATGTCGAACCCTGCGGCAGTGATGGCTGGCATCTGCACGGAGAACACCGCTCGGACCCCTTCGGCGGCGCGGACTATCGAGTCACGGTCATGTAGATCGCCGGTGACCAGCTCGGCGCCGAGCGTCTCGATCGCTTGGGCGCGTTCGGCCCTCGGGTCACGCACGAACGCACGGACGGGAACACCCGCCGCCAGCAGGGCGCGCGCGACGGCGCCGCCCTGTCGGCCGGTGGCGCCGGTTACCAGGACGGGTGCAGAGTCTGTGGACATGATGCTCCTCAACTAAGTGGCGGGGCCCGCCGATTACGTCACGCTAGAATACGGCGGACCCCGCCACTTAGCAACGGTCACCTAGCGACCTGGAGACGACCATGCCCGCCCGCCGGCGCGCGGACGCCGAACGCAACTACGCCCGCATACTCGCGGTGGCCGAGGAGCAGGTCGCCGCCCATGGAGTGAACGCGTCGCTGGAACAGATCGCCCGTATCGCCGGAGTCGGCTCGGCGACCGTGCGGCGACACTTCCCGACCCGCCGCGAACTGCTGGAAGCAGTGTCCCGAGAACGGATCGAAGCCCTTGGTGCACGTGCCCGGCAACTCATCGATAGCGAGGACCCACGAAACGCCCTGATTGAGTGGCTGAATGAGGTGGTCGCATATTCCGTGGCCGCTCGAGGGCTCGCGGCCGTGCTGGCTCCCGACGACACCGCCCCCGATCCAGCACATGTGAACTCCTGCTCGGGGATCCTGGATGACGCGGCGACGCCTCTGCTTCAACGCGCGGCGCGGGCGGGCGCGGTACCCGCGAGCGTGACGTTGTCCGACCTGCTCATGCTCATCGCCGGAATCGCCATGGCCACCGAACACCATCCCGACGCCGCCGCCCAGGCGGGGCGGCTGTTCCGACTGGCCGTGGACGGCCTCAGCCCGCTTGGCTGAACCGGCGGGGCCTAAGCCGGCGACAGATCTGAATTCACCGGCCGGACGATGCCGATAGAGCGAGGCCTTTACCTTCTGTGCGCCGATACGACTCGGCGAGGTGTTCTTGAAGTTTCACGTGGCGAAATTGGTATTCAATGTCAACTTGCCGCAGGACGCCGCAGCGAGGTGCGTCGTTGAGAAAACGCGATAGTCGAAACGGAAGCTTGCGGGTGCATGCGGGGTACGCATGACCGAAGAATGACCGACTCAGGACATCGGCAGCCAGCGCCATGCCGTATCCGCACCTGGAGAACGCCCCGTCCTCAATCTCCTCGCCCATCCAAGACCGATCCCCGGTCTACGTGTTGGTGGTGATGGCGTATGACTGGATGTCATGCCGGGTAAGGAAACGAACGAACCCTGGTGGCCACGGACTCGGCGGCGGGAACGGGAATGGCCGGGTGCTATCCGGGGTTGGCTTGGCCGGGTCGGGTTGTTCACGAATGTCGCTCTCGTGTTGTTGCTCGGCTTGACGGTCACCGCCGGTATCACGACGGTGTTGTGGGCGGGCGCCGGTGGCGGCCTAGCGGTCGTCCCAGCCAATACCAGCGTCTTGGACCTGCTGAAATTGGGACTGACGGTCACCGCCGGCATCGGTGGAGTCGTCGCGCTGGTCGTCGCCTACCGCAAACAACGCCTCAACGAAACCGCCGAACAGCGACTGGACGCCGCAGCTACCCGCGAGGACACCAAACTCTTCAACGAACGTTTCGGAGCCGCTGCCCAACTTCTTGCCAGTGCAGAGCCAGCCAATCGGCTCGCGGGTATCTATGCGATGGCCGGGTTGGCTGACGATTGGAACAACGGTCGCCAGACCTGCATCAACGTCTTGTGTGGGTACTTGCGCCTGCCCTACACGCCACCATCCGACACCACCGAGGACTTCACACCCGAACAGTCCGCAGAACACGCAGAACGTGCCGCACACAGGCAGGTCCGGCACGCGCTCCTCGATCTCCTCGGAGAACGCCTCCGTACCGAACCCGATCCCAGCTACACATGGCACGGATATACCTTCGACCTCGCTGGTTCGACTATCGACGGCGGCAACCTGGCTGGCATTCAGGTCACCGAAGGCACCAGAATGAACTTTGAAGGTGCAGCCTTCACCGGCGGTGAGGTCTCCTTCTCTCGCGCGAGGTTCGCAGGCGGCGAGGTCTTCTTCCACCGCGCGGAATTCACCGGTGGCCGGGTCTCCTTCAGCGGTGCGAAGTTCACCGCTGGCCGGGTCGCCTTCAGGAACGCGGAGTTCACCGGCGGCGAGGTCTCTTTCCACCGCGCGGAATTCACCGGTCGCAGGGTCTCCTTCAGCGGTGCGAAGTTCACCGGCGGCGAGGTCTCCTTCAGTGGTGCGGAGTTCACCGGCGGCGAGGTTGCCTTCGTCCGTGCGGAATTCGCCGGCGGCCGGGTCTCCTTCGTCGGTGCGAGGTTCGCAAGCGGCGAGGTCTCCTTCAGTGGTGCGGAGTTCACCGGCGGCGAGGTTGCCTTCGTCGGTGCGAGGTTCGCGGGGGGCGAGGTCTCCTTCCACCTCGCAGAGTTCACCAGCGGTGAGGTCTCCTTCCACCTCGCGGAGTTCACCAGCGGCCGGGTGCCCTTCTACCGCGCGGAGTTCACCAGCGCTGAGGTCGACTTCCGCAAGGTTGCCGTGTGGGACGTGCCGCCGATATTTGAAAACTTTCCCGACGGGCCACCACAAGGCCTCCACCTGCCCGCGCAATCCGGTGTAAAGCAGATAGAAACGTCAGACTGAAGCCACACGGCGACGCAAATCTCCCGGCTCGGGATACGTTGTCGTTCCTTCAAACTGGCTTGTCATCTCCTCCGCATATGACAAGCCAGCAAACGGATATAAGCACCTTGCATTTACAGGGGGAATTCGTGTCGATTCAGTCCGCGTTGGGACCGATGAGGAGACCATCGCCGATGTGGTCGGGCACGCCACGACATCGACGACACGACGCATCTACCGTGATGAGTTGCGACCGGTGATTTCAGGCGGCGCCAAAACCATGGGGAATTGGTTGGAGGAGCAGACGCAGAGGAACGACGAAAAAAATCGTCCTTAGGCCACCTTTTAGGTCCCCTGCCCCTCATCGGTTCATCCGGTGGGGGCTTTTTTACTGGTGGTCGATACTGGGATCGAACCAGTGACCTCTCCGGTGTGAACGGAGCGCTCTCCCGCTGAGCTAATCGACCTTCAACGGGCAGAACTCTACCTGAGGTGAACAGAGTTTCCAACGGGGGGTGGTGGTTTTGCGGGGAGGTGGGTGGTATCGAGGGATTGGGCTGGTCAGCGATGGTGGGGGCGATACGCGTTCGGGCCTGCTGAGCGCCGCCAGGCGGTAGCGTCGGTCTTCGGGAGGGGGTTTGATCATGGACGGTGCACACGAGGACGAGTTCTCCGCCAGTGAAGACGGGCGGATGGACAGTGTTGACGATGACGAGATCACCGAGGCCGAACTGGAGGACGACATCTTGTTGGCCGACAGCTATCGGGCCGCCAACAGCTACGGAACCACTCCCGAGGAGGCCCGCGAGGGCGAAAGTCTGGAGCGACAGTTGGCGCAGGAGGAACCCGATGTGCCACCTGATTCGGTTGACGACGAATGGCCGGACGGCCCGGGACCGAGAGCGGGCCAATTGGTCGCCGAAGGTGAGGACATGGCCGATGAACTGGCCCCCGACGACGGCATGACCGGGGAGGAGACCGCGGTGCATAAAACCGAGGCCTCTGACGCCATCGACGAGCGACGGGAATTCTGACGAACGACGGAAATCCTGATCCCCGACCGGTGAGAACCAATGCTCCATGTCGGACAATCGGATGAGATCCGTCGGGTCGGGCGGATCTATGAACCCACTGTTCCGCGCCGGGAATCGCTACGTGTCTACCGTAATGTGCACTCACGCCGTCCTCGGGATGCGACACAGTGTCCGTCCATGATGATCACAGCCTTCCCGGGTCATTACCCAAACATCCACTATGCCCTGAGCTGCGAATACACCGAGCATCCGGGCCCGGAAAAGCCCGCAACCACATCCGATACATCGCTGGACTTCGATGCACCTTTTGTTGCGTCGAGCACGGCTGCGAGAATGCCCCGGTGAATGATCCACCTGACTTGATAGAACGAGTTCGACGTTGGGTCGCGCAGTCCGGTCAGACGCCGGGACCGCCGACCACCGCGTCGACGATAGAGATAGCCGAGGCCGAACTCGGGTTCAAGCTGCCGCCATTGCTCGTGAGGCTCTACAGCGAAGTCGGGGACGGTCAGTTCGGTCCTGAGTACACGTTGATGCCGATGGTGGATGGGGCCGCCCAAACGATCGTCGGTGACTATCACGGTGTCATGGCCAATCGGGATGACTCGGGGTTTGCCTGGCCCGCCGGTGTCATCCCGATCCTGGATTGGGGCTGTGGCATGTATGCGGCGGTGGATTGCACCGTCGACTCCGCGCCGGTTCGTCTGTATGAGCCCAATGGACTGTCGAGCGGCAGTGGTTGGCACGAAGCCTGGTTCACCGATACCGCCACCTTGGACGAGTGGCTGGAAGCCTGGTTGTCGGGTGCCGCGTGGTTCAGTGAGGACGCCGATCCCGATCAGGTTCACGAGCCCGCTCCGTGGGACGAGGTCCGTGTGCGGCTCGCCGATCGCAAACCGCTACGGGAACCGGCCAAGAAGGACAAGCCGTCGCCGCACCGCAAGGGGAAGAAGCGTAAGTGAGTCCGGTGCGCTGCCGTCCGATGGCAGCGCACCGGCTCTGACGTCACCAGGTTTGTTGGACGCCTTCGATGATCAACCAGATGCCGAAGACGGCGAACAGGACGGCGGCGCCGTATTTGATGAGTTTCTCAGGCAGGTGTTTACCCAGCAACCGACCGACCAGGATCGCCAAGGCGTCGGCGACGACCATACCGATGGTGGAGCCCAGCCAGGTACCGAACCAACCGTATTGGGTTGCCAGAGTCACCGTTGCCAGCATGGTCTTGTCTCCCAGCTCGGCGAGGAAGAACGCTCCCGCGACGGTCCAGAACGCCGCCGCGGTGGATCGTTCGGCTTTGGTCTTCTCCTTTTCGGTCAGTGCGTCACCGCGCAGGGTCCAGGCGCCGAATCCCAGGAACGCGACACCGGCGATCAGTGAGATGGGGCCGGTGGGCAGGGCGACTCCGAGGCCGTAACCGATGCCGACGGACACGGCGTGGACGACGGCGGTGGCGGCGGTGATTCCGGCCAGTACCGGCAACAGCCGGTATCTGGTCGCGAAGGTCATCGCCATGAGCTGTGATTTGTCACCGAGTTCGGCGACGAAGATGACCGCGAAACTGATTCCGAACGCGGCGAGCAAGCCCTCCATGGTTTCCTTCCAGTGAAAGCACCGGAACGAGAAACGCATGGGGCGACCTCGACCCGGCGCATTGCCAGGGCCGAAGGTCTCGTTCGCCTCGGTTGAGGCCGGGGTGGCCGGGTACGCATGGGCGCACCAGTATGTCGACTACCTCGTTGGGAACTACTCCCCTTCGCGTTAGTCACTCTACCGATGGGGCACGACGCGGGGAAGTCGATGTGGGCCACGACGCAACGACGTCCCGGCGTTCAGACGGCCGTCTGAACGCCGGGACGTCGTACGTCGGTCAGGCGCGAACCAGTGGGGTCTCGACCAGGTGTTCGGCCAAGAACCAGGTTTGGAGCTCACCGGTGCGGATGACTTCGGATACCAACACGTCGTTGGTTCCGTCGTCGCCCATCTCATCGGCGCGTTTCGCCGCGTCGTGACAGGCGGTCAGGATGGTCTCGTGGGCCTCCAGCAGCCGGGAGATCATCACCGGTACCTCTTCGACGCCGTTGGGCGGTCGTGACACCACAGTGATCTCGGCGACGTGCCGGGGGTCGCCGATGGCGACTCCACCCAGGGTCTGGACCCGCTCGGCGATGGTGTCGATCAGGGCCAGTTGTTCGCCCGCGTGTTTGTCGAACAGCAGGTGCAGCTGGTAGAACGTCGGACCACGCATCTGCCAGTGGTGTTTCTTGTACAGCGAGTACAGGATCTGGGTGTCGGCGAGGATCTGATTCAGACGCTCGCACGAGTACATCCTGGTGTCGTACGACAATCCGACCGGGAACTGCCTGACCGTGCCGAATTCTTGAATCTCGACGCCGCGTTGGTGCAGCCAAGGTTGGCTGCCTTGGGGCGCTTCCTTCTTTTCTGCTTTGGTAGCCATCTGCGTATACCCCCAGTGTGCGCGACTCGGTTACCTAGACATGCCGGTCGCCTCTGGGGTCGATGCTAGCCACGATCACCTTGCCGATGATCCGAAACGGCGCAACCGGTGGTGGACGGGCCGACACGCCACACTTCGCGGGCACCCTCGCATTCTTAGAACAGATGTTCTATTCTGGGCCGATGCGATGGCGTCAACTACAGCTGATCGACACCGAACCGAGCGCCCCACCGCTGATCGAGCGATCGGCGGTGGCACGTACGTTCGACACGCCGGAGTTCGCCGGTTTGACGTTCTACGAGATCCAGGCCAAGTCGATCATCAATCGGGTCCCGACCGGTTCGCGCATGCCGTTCCAGTACACGATCAATCCCTATCGGGGCTGCAGTCACGCGTGCCGCTACTGTTTCGCACGCAACACCCACCGCTACCTCGATCTGGATGCCGGCGCCGATTTCGATTCGAAGGTCATCGTGAAGGTCAACGCGCCGCAGCTGTTGGCGCGGGAGCTGCAGTCCCGCCGGTGGCGCGGCGGCAGCATCGCCATGGGAACCAATGTGGACTGTTATCAACGGGCGGAAGGTCGGTATCGGCTGATGCCTGGAATCCTGTCGGCGTTGAGGGACGCAGCCAATCCGTTCTCCATCCTGACCAAGGGAACCCTCATCCTGAGGGATCTGCCGCTACTGGAACAGGCCGCCGATCGTGCTCGGGTCAGCACCGCGATGTCGGTGGGATTCGTCGATTCCGAACTGTGGCGGGAGGTGGAACCCGGCACGCCACGTCCGTCGGCCCGCCTGGAGGCGGTGGCGAGGTTGCGCGATGCCGGGATCGACTGCAACGTCCTAATCGCACCGATTCTGCCGTTCCTCGGCGATTCCGATCGGGCGCTTCGTGAGGTGGTCGCGGCGTGCTCGGAAGCCGGCGCCACCGGCGTCACACCGATCGTGTTGCACCTGCGGCCTGGGGCGCGCGAGTGGTACATGCAGTGGCTGATGCGGGCACACCCCCGTCTGGTGCCGAAGTATCGGCAGCTGTACTCCGGTGGCGCCTACGCCGATCGGGACTACCAACGACGCATCAGTGGGAGGGTTCGTGAACTGGCCACCGAATACGGCATCCGACGCGGTGCTCACCGAGGTCCGACGGAACCGGCCGCGGCGGCGGCACAGCCCACGCTGTTCTAAAAGGCCCGCTACTCGTCGGTCCCGGTGACGATTCCGACCTCGGTGCCTCGGGACAGGGATCGGCTGACCGTGCATGCGCGAGTGTGGACGCGCTCCGCGACCGCCTCGAACACTTCGGCGGCCTTCGGATCATCGGCGGGAAGTTCGACGTCGTACGTGACCGTCACCGGCCCGAGCAGTGTCGGCTCCACCTTTTCGGCGTCGACCGTCATCGCCAGTCGGACCAATCGGTGCCCCCGCTTGGCGGTCAACGGTTCCACGGTCACGATGTTGCAGCCTCCCACGGCCACCAGCAACAACTCGACGGGGGTGAACCCGGCGCCGTCGCCGGTACCGACCACGATTTCGTCGCCTCGACCGTTCTTGGCGATGAATCCACCCGACTCGGTGCGTTCGACACGAACTGATGCCATGACCTGTCCCCTTTTTCGACTGACCGCCGATGTCGCCTGCCACACCGGTTGGCCATGACGCTAATGGACCGACACCCGCAATGGGCCTCATCGCACGAGAGAGAGGCCTCACACCGGCTTCTGGAATGCCGCCCCCACGGTGACGGTTGTCGCGGATGGAGGTGGCGGTGAACCATGATCGATTCCCCGCGTGAAGTGGACGTCGTCGTGATCGGTGCGGGTCAGGCCGGCCTGTCCAGTGCCTATTTCCTGCGTAAGGCCGGCTTGTCGCCCGGCGACGACTTCGTGGTCTTCGATCACTCCGATGGTCCCGGTGGCGCATGGCAATACCGTTGGCCCTCCTTGACGTTCGAAACCGTGCACGGCATTCACCAGCTGCCCGGCATGTCGGTGCCGACACCGCCGGCATCGGCCTCGGTGGCGCCGGTGGTCGCGGAGTACTTCGGGGCTTATGAGGCTCAGTTCGATCTGGCGGTACGGCGACCGGTGAGCGTGACGTCGGTCGCGGACCGGCCCGACCGCCGGTTGACGGTTACCACGAGCGCGGGTACCTGGATCACTCGCGCGGTGATCAACGCGACCGGCACCTGGGACAAACCGTTTCTGCCCTACTATCCGGGCCAGGAGGTCTTCAGCGGCCGCCAATTGCACACTGTGGACTATGGCGGGAAGGCGTCGTTCGCGGGTGAACGGGTTCTCGTCGTCGGTGGCGGCGCCTCCGGTATTCAACTGTTGTTGGAGATCGCGACGGTGGCCGACACGTTCTGGGTCACCCGGCGCGAACCGGAGTTCGTGGATCGCCCGTTCGACATCGAATGGGGACGTGAGGTCATCGCCCGGGTCGAGGATCGGGTTCGACGGGGTCTGCCACCGGAAAGCGTCGTCAAGTCGACCGGGTATCGGTTGACCCCCGAGATCGCCGCCGCACGGGAGGCCGGGGTACTACGGCGACGACCGATGTTCACCCGCATGGACGCCACCGGTGTCAGTTGGCCCGACGGCAGTCGGTTGGACGTCGACACGATCCTGTGGGCCACCGGCTTTCGAGCCGCCCTGGATCATCTGGCGCCGTTGCGGTTGCGGGGTCACGGCGGCGGGATCACCATGGACGGAACCCGGGTCGCCGCCGACCCGCGCATCCATCTGGTCGGTTACGGTCCGTCCGCCAGCACGATCGGAACCAACCGGGCCGGCCGTACGGCGGTCCGAGAACTCAAGCGATACCTCGATGCGAGTTCCCCACTCCCGCAACCGGTCACGGTTTGAACCGGTCGACATCCGTCACGGCAGAAGGTGGTGACGACGCATCCAGGCGTCGACCTCGCTGAAGAAGAGCTTGCGCGCGCCCAGTTGCGACAACGCCAGGTCATGGCGCCCACCGTGGATCTGCACCACCTCGACGTCGTCACCCAGACCCGGCGCCCACCGCACGATGTCCTCGACGTTCAAGACGGTGTCGGCGGTGTGGGCGGTCTCGTTCCATTCGGATTCGAACCACGATTCGGCCGCCGCCGTGACCAGAACGGGAGCGGAGATCTCCAGACCGGATCTCACCCGTTTCTGGGCTTGGTCGACGGCCCGCAGCCACCCAAGGCGAATCGGGGTCCCGGCCAGCGGTTTCCAGGCCAAGTCGAAATCCCATTCGCCGTGGTGGTCACGGTGAAGGCTCTGAACGTTTATGCCGGGGCCGCCACGCGGCAACACCTGCTTGGGCGCCAACAGGCCCGCGATGTCCAGTGGCACGGTCCCCAGGCGCTGCGCGGCCTCTCCGATGTTCAACGCGAAGAACGGACTGTTCAGGATCAGCCCGCTCAACCAGGGATGTTGACGCATTCGGTGTGCCCACAGCGATGTGCTCAGCCCACCGGTGGAGTGACCGTAGACCAGGATCGAGTCATGCCCGGCAGAGCGGATCAGTCGGGAGGCGAGATCCAGTTCCGCGAAGTACTCGGGTATGTATCGAACGAAATGAGGTGTCTGATGGGGCCGCATACTGCGCCCCGCCTTGCGAAGGTCCAACGCGTAGAACGCGTACCCCTGCTCGACGAAGAAGTCGGCGACGTGCGGATGGAAGAAGTAGTCGGAGAACCCGTGTACGTACAGTACCGCCGGCCCCGTCGACGGTGAGTCGTCACGGGTGACCAGGGTGGCCACGACCTCGCCCTCATTGTCGGCGGGCAACTCCAAGGTCCGCCGCCGATACGGTTCCCCCAGCAGATCAGCTTCCATGGTGATCATTAATACCCCAGTAACGCGCCAATATCGTTCGACCCGCCGTGATCTTGGGGACAGCTCGGCGACGAAACTCGGTGGGCGGCCAACCGCTATGACGCCTAATGTGCAGGTATGGACCATGTGTCGAACCATCAACGGCTCAACCGGGCCATGTGGGATGAACGAGTCCCGATCCACCTCGCGAGTCCGTATTACGATCTGAAGTCCTTTCGTGACAACCCCGACTCACTTCGTGACTTCGAGCCCGATCAACTGGGCGACGTCACCGGGAAGTCCCTGCTGCACTTGCAATGCCACATTGGACTCGACACCTTGTCGTGGGCGGGTCACGGTGCGCAGGTCACCGGGCTCGACTTCTCCCCCGCCGCGACGGCGGCCGCGCAGAATCTCGCCGATGAGATCGGGGTCGCCGCCGAGTTCGTGACCTCCGACGTTTACGAGGCCCCCGCAGCACTCGACGGCCGTCGCTTCGACATCGTCTACACCGGGATCGGGGCACTGTGTTGGCTGCCGGACATCAATCGCTGGGCGCAGACCGTCGCCGAACTCCTCAACGACGACGGTGTCCTCTACCTGGTGGAGTTTCATCCGGCCGGTGACATCCTGGACGACGCGACCGGCAGTCACATCGTCGGCGACTACTTCAACGATGAGGCGGCCGTATACGAATACAACGGAACCTATGCCGACACGGCCTCCCGGACCCGGCACAACCTTCAGGTGATGTTCTCGCACACCCTCGGCTCGGTCCTCACCGCCGTCGCCGATGCGGGTCTACGTCTCGAACTGTTCACCGAGTATCCCTACACCCTGTTCCGACGGTTCGAGAATCTTCACGCCGACGAGTCAGGACGCTTCCACCCGACCACCGCGGCCAAGGCTCCGCTGATGTATTCGCTGCGGGCCAGGGCTTAGAAGCTGTCTTTAAACCTGCTGTTCTGTTGCGCGTCGCCCAGACGGGCGCCTCGCGGCGAAGGCGTGCGTCCCTGCATACAACACCGGTATGCGCCGGACGCCTCCGCCTTGCGAATGCACTCGCCTGGACACCGCTCACGACGAACGAGGTCCAAAGACAGCTTCTTAGTCACCGGCACCCGCATCACGTGGGCCGCAATGGTTGCATGAGATAGCTGAACGTCTCCGCGCCCGATTCCCCACTCAGACGGATTCGGCCGGAACGATCGTCGAGATCCATGAACCCGACGGGTGAGTCGACGGCGGCGACCCCGTCGGCCAGGTACCCGGCGTTGAACTCGATGCGCCGGGTATCCGACACCTGAGCGGGGATAGTCTCGCGGGCGCCCATCGCCTCCCCACCACCGGACGAGACCTCGATACCGGAATCACGAAAGGCGATCACAATCCTGGTCTGGCGGCCGGCGACGAGCGAGATGCGGCGCAGTGCCTGGTTCAGGTCGGCGGTGGCGACCTCGGCCAATCGTCGAAACGGCCCCGCCAATATCGACGTCATGTCCGGTAGCTGTCCATCCAGGACACGACAGGTGAGGTGCCGTCGCCCCACGCGCAACCCGACCAGTCCGCCGGTGTCGGACAGGCCGAGCCCGACTTCGGTGCCGCTGGCGGCGATCGCGCGTCCGACCGTACTGAGCGACCGCGACGGGACACTGACCGTACGCGGCTGAGTATCGCCCCGCCAATCGAGGCGACGCACCGCCATCCGGTAACGGTCGGTGGCGCGAAGTGTCAGGTGGTCCGGCGATAGGTCACATTGGATCCCGGTAAGCAGCGGAATGGTCTCATCCCGACTGGCGGCCGCGGCCACCGTGTTGACGGCGGGCACGAATTCGGTCGCCGACGCCGTTCCCGCCACCGCGGGCATCCGGGGAATCGGCGGATAGTCCTCCTCGAGCATGGTGGGGAGACTGAAAAGGGCTCCCCCACAGGTGATCTCGGCCCGGCCGGGGCCGACGGTGAATCGAACCGGCTTGGGAGGCAGGGCTTTGACGATCTCGTGGAAAAGTCGTCCCGACACCACGGCGGTGCCGTCATGTGAGGCGGTGACCTCGGCGGTGGCGACTCCACAGGTGTCATGGTCGTAACCGGTGATGGTCAGTTGACCGCCGGAGACGCCCAATCGGACGCCCGCCAGGATCGGGATCATCGGATGGGTGGCGAATCCGTTTGCGGCCCAACCGATTGAAGGAACCAGCCGAGTTTGATCGATGGTGAATTCCATGCGACTCCTGCGGAGGCGTTCGAGTTCCACTCGCCACGGACGGTCCGGGGTGGGCAGGATAGGACGAACCTGTGACATTGGGCGTTCGACCGCGTCCATTCGGATTCACATCACGCGCGTCCCGTTCCGCCGCTGACGGCGGTTGCCCGTC
Proteins encoded:
- a CDS encoding NAD(P)-binding domain-containing protein; its protein translation is MIDSPREVDVVVIGAGQAGLSSAYFLRKAGLSPGDDFVVFDHSDGPGGAWQYRWPSLTFETVHGIHQLPGMSVPTPPASASVAPVVAEYFGAYEAQFDLAVRRPVSVTSVADRPDRRLTVTTSAGTWITRAVINATGTWDKPFLPYYPGQEVFSGRQLHTVDYGGKASFAGERVLVVGGGASGIQLLLEIATVADTFWVTRREPEFVDRPFDIEWGREVIARVEDRVRRGLPPESVVKSTGYRLTPEIAAAREAGVLRRRPMFTRMDATGVSWPDGSRLDVDTILWATGFRAALDHLAPLRLRGHGGGITMDGTRVAADPRIHLVGYGPSASTIGTNRAGRTAVRELKRYLDASSPLPQPVTV
- the dnaN gene encoding DNA polymerase III subunit beta, coding for MEFTIDQTRLVPSIGWAANGFATHPMIPILAGVRLGVSGGQLTITGYDHDTCGVATAEVTASHDGTAVVSGRLFHEIVKALPPKPVRFTVGPGRAEITCGGALFSLPTMLEEDYPPIPRMPAVAGTASATEFVPAVNTVAAAASRDETIPLLTGIQCDLSPDHLTLRATDRYRMAVRRLDWRGDTQPRTVSVPSRSLSTVGRAIAASGTEVGLGLSDTGGLVGLRVGRRHLTCRVLDGQLPDMTSILAGPFRRLAEVATADLNQALRRISLVAGRQTRIVIAFRDSGIEVSSGGGEAMGARETIPAQVSDTRRIEFNAGYLADGVAAVDSPVGFMDLDDRSGRIRLSGESGAETFSYLMQPLRPT
- a CDS encoding alpha/beta hydrolase, which encodes MEADLLGEPYRRRTLELPADNEGEVVATLVTRDDSPSTGPAVLYVHGFSDYFFHPHVADFFVEQGYAFYALDLRKAGRSMRPHQTPHFVRYIPEYFAELDLASRLIRSAGHDSILVYGHSTGGLSTSLWAHRMRQHPWLSGLILNSPFFALNIGEAAQRLGTVPLDIAGLLAPKQVLPRGGPGINVQSLHRDHHGEWDFDLAWKPLAGTPIRLGWLRAVDQAQKRVRSGLEISAPVLVTAAAESWFESEWNETAHTADTVLNVEDIVRWAPGLGDDVEVVQIHGGRHDLALSQLGARKLFFSEVDAWMRRHHLLP
- a CDS encoding class I SAM-dependent methyltransferase, giving the protein MDHVSNHQRLNRAMWDERVPIHLASPYYDLKSFRDNPDSLRDFEPDQLGDVTGKSLLHLQCHIGLDTLSWAGHGAQVTGLDFSPAATAAAQNLADEIGVAAEFVTSDVYEAPAALDGRRFDIVYTGIGALCWLPDINRWAQTVAELLNDDGVLYLVEFHPAGDILDDATGSHIVGDYFNDEAAVYEYNGTYADTASRTRHNLQVMFSHTLGSVLTAVADAGLRLELFTEYPYTLFRRFENLHADESGRFHPTTAAKAPLMYSLRARA